In Streptomyces sp. NBC_00448, the following are encoded in one genomic region:
- a CDS encoding ABC transporter substrate-binding protein yields the protein MRRNVRVAVAIFAAALPVTLAACSSDSSKAGGPVTLDYALWDSAQLPAYQACADAFTAANPDIKIKITQTAWGQYWTNLTTEMTAGNAPDVFTDHVAYYPNLVKNNQILDISQQVAADHVDLSQYQSGLADAWVKDGKRYGLPKDWDTEAIAYNTTMAAKAGYSAADLAKLTWNPDDGGTFEQFIAKMTVDTSGRNGLDPKFDKKHVKTYGIELAYDDGSTGQSSWGNLAASAGFTFLDKNPFGTKYHYDDPALAKTVDWEASLAKKGYAPAYDKNSSLGPDAVLNAGKAAMTMTGSWNINTYLGPTATQKFAFAALPVGPKGRKTFLNGLSDAIYAGTKHPDQAWQWVKFLGSTGCQDIIAAKGVVFPALKTDSDKALATHKAAGQDVKVFVDEATAPGGTFTYPITDHADQVTQEVQTDLERVWLGQSDGADALAKAQKAVNGYFAQP from the coding sequence ATGAGACGCAACGTCCGCGTCGCGGTCGCCATCTTCGCCGCCGCGCTCCCCGTCACCCTGGCGGCCTGCTCCAGCGACTCCTCGAAGGCCGGCGGCCCGGTCACCCTCGACTACGCGCTGTGGGACAGCGCCCAGCTGCCCGCCTACCAGGCCTGCGCCGACGCCTTCACCGCGGCCAACCCCGACATCAAGATCAAGATCACCCAGACCGCGTGGGGCCAGTACTGGACCAACCTGACCACCGAGATGACCGCGGGCAACGCCCCCGACGTGTTCACCGACCACGTCGCCTACTACCCGAACCTGGTCAAGAACAACCAGATCCTGGACATCTCCCAGCAGGTCGCCGCCGACCACGTCGACCTGTCGCAATACCAGAGCGGGCTGGCCGACGCCTGGGTCAAGGACGGCAAACGGTACGGCCTGCCCAAGGACTGGGACACCGAGGCCATCGCGTACAACACCACCATGGCCGCCAAGGCCGGCTACTCCGCCGCGGACCTGGCCAAGCTGACCTGGAACCCCGACGACGGCGGCACCTTCGAGCAGTTCATCGCCAAGATGACCGTCGACACCAGCGGCCGCAACGGGCTCGACCCGAAGTTCGACAAGAAGCACGTCAAGACGTACGGCATCGAACTCGCCTACGACGACGGCTCGACCGGGCAGAGCAGCTGGGGCAACCTCGCCGCCTCGGCCGGCTTCACCTTCCTGGACAAGAACCCGTTCGGCACCAAGTACCACTACGACGACCCGGCGCTGGCCAAGACCGTCGACTGGGAGGCGAGCCTGGCCAAGAAGGGCTACGCGCCGGCCTACGACAAGAACTCCAGCCTCGGCCCTGACGCCGTCCTGAACGCCGGCAAGGCCGCGATGACGATGACCGGTTCGTGGAACATCAACACCTACCTGGGCCCGACCGCCACCCAGAAGTTCGCCTTCGCGGCGCTGCCGGTGGGCCCGAAGGGCCGCAAGACCTTCCTCAACGGGCTGTCCGACGCCATCTACGCCGGCACCAAGCACCCCGACCAGGCCTGGCAGTGGGTGAAGTTCCTCGGCTCGACCGGCTGCCAAGACATCATCGCCGCCAAGGGCGTGGTCTTCCCCGCGCTCAAGACCGACAGCGACAAGGCGCTGGCCACCCACAAGGCCGCCGGTCAGGACGTCAAGGTCTTCGTGGACGAGGCCACCGCCCCCGGCGGCACCTTCACCTACCCCATCACCGACCATGCCGACCAGGTCACCCAGGAGGTCCAGACCGACCTGGAACGGGTCTGGCTCGGCCAGTCCGACGGCGCCGACGCGCTGGCCAAGGCGCAGAAGGCCGTGAACGGGTACTTCGCCCAGCCCTGA
- a CDS encoding carbohydrate-binding protein, protein MALAALFALLAATMAGTHSASAAPAAPAAAGAPARPAPPATPDPSLTDHPLTYAPGPLDNPDKGLAVYYNAGTDQNTGYPHSITWSYFPLSAVMTDASDCTALDWSPVEKMLDETASYGNTAAIRFYLDYPSGNPTNGIPACWNGKVPTNDDTYWNTQSPDYNNAFLLSSLQQFIGQFGAKYDGDPRIGFIQMGLIGYWGEWHTWPENGTGGYPDFMATDANAALIVKAFANAFHTTKIEVRYPTSGGGAANDLDVGYHDDSFCYREGDPLAGVTLPQSMGGADYSQLQYALDEGVENKWITDSMGGEVRPEIQGSVFGTWGSGASGSDDDIKACIEMEHTTWKLDQGSTGYSPTDPDVGAAVRAMGYDLTVPDAYYGSSVSGTAKIGVKISNDGVAPFYHPWTVRLGLKDSSGKVVKTWDTSWDLTKVMPLKIRAFPDWNAGTDPTYLPYGYPEYFDTSVDTSSVASGSYQLVMDVVNPLSAVNAAAKSLRFANATQNADGWLGLGAIDVGSGNSGGGDGGATSYEAEASANTLTGGAAVADCTGCSGGQKVGYLGNGATLTFDNVAGGSGGATQVTVAYTSAVARTLQISANGGTPVNVSVTPTADWQTTATTTATLDLNAGNANTVTLANPGDWAPDIDRITVG, encoded by the coding sequence ATGGCGCTGGCGGCGCTCTTCGCGCTGCTGGCGGCGACCATGGCCGGCACGCACAGCGCGTCCGCGGCCCCGGCCGCGCCGGCCGCCGCCGGCGCCCCGGCCCGCCCCGCACCGCCCGCCACCCCGGACCCGTCCCTGACCGACCACCCGCTGACGTACGCGCCGGGACCGCTGGACAACCCGGACAAGGGCCTGGCGGTCTACTACAACGCGGGCACCGACCAGAACACCGGCTACCCGCACAGCATCACCTGGAGCTACTTCCCGCTCTCGGCGGTGATGACCGACGCGAGTGACTGCACCGCGCTGGACTGGTCCCCCGTGGAGAAGATGCTCGACGAGACCGCGTCGTACGGCAACACCGCCGCGATCCGGTTCTATCTGGACTACCCCAGCGGGAACCCGACCAACGGCATCCCCGCCTGTTGGAACGGCAAGGTGCCGACCAACGACGACACGTACTGGAACACCCAGAGCCCCGACTACAACAACGCGTTCCTGCTCAGCTCGCTGCAGCAGTTCATCGGGCAGTTCGGCGCGAAGTACGACGGCGACCCGCGGATCGGCTTCATCCAGATGGGCCTGATCGGCTACTGGGGCGAGTGGCACACCTGGCCGGAGAACGGCACCGGCGGCTACCCGGACTTCATGGCCACCGACGCGAACGCGGCACTGATCGTCAAGGCCTTCGCCAACGCCTTCCACACCACCAAGATCGAGGTCCGCTACCCCACGTCCGGCGGCGGGGCGGCGAACGACCTCGACGTGGGCTACCACGACGACTCGTTCTGCTACCGCGAAGGCGACCCGCTCGCGGGCGTCACCCTGCCGCAGTCGATGGGCGGCGCCGACTACTCCCAACTCCAGTACGCGCTCGACGAGGGCGTGGAGAACAAGTGGATCACCGACTCGATGGGCGGTGAGGTCCGGCCCGAGATCCAGGGCTCGGTCTTCGGCACCTGGGGCAGCGGCGCGAGCGGCTCCGACGACGACATCAAGGCGTGCATCGAGATGGAGCACACCACCTGGAAACTCGACCAGGGCAGCACCGGCTACAGCCCCACCGATCCCGACGTGGGGGCGGCGGTCCGCGCGATGGGCTACGACCTCACCGTGCCGGACGCGTACTACGGCAGCAGCGTCTCGGGCACCGCGAAGATCGGCGTGAAGATCTCCAACGACGGGGTGGCGCCCTTCTACCACCCCTGGACGGTGCGTCTGGGCCTGAAGGACTCCTCGGGGAAGGTCGTCAAGACCTGGGACACCTCCTGGGACCTGACCAAGGTGATGCCGCTGAAGATCCGGGCGTTCCCGGACTGGAACGCCGGCACCGACCCGACGTACCTGCCGTACGGGTACCCGGAGTACTTCGACACCAGCGTGGACACCTCCTCCGTGGCGTCGGGCTCCTACCAGTTGGTCATGGACGTGGTGAACCCGCTCTCGGCGGTGAACGCCGCCGCCAAGAGCCTGCGCTTCGCCAACGCCACCCAGAACGCCGACGGTTGGCTGGGGCTCGGCGCCATCGACGTGGGCTCCGGCAACAGCGGCGGCGGGGACGGCGGTGCCACCTCCTACGAGGCCGAGGCGTCCGCCAACACCCTGACCGGCGGCGCGGCCGTCGCCGACTGCACCGGCTGCTCGGGCGGACAGAAGGTCGGGTACCTGGGCAACGGCGCGACGCTCACCTTCGACAACGTGGCCGGCGGCAGCGGCGGCGCCACCCAGGTGACCGTCGCCTACACCAGCGCCGTCGCCCGCACCCTGCAGATCAGCGCCAACGGCGGCACCCCGGTGAACGTGTCCGTCACCCCGACCGCCGACTGGCAGACCACCGCCACCACCACCGCCACGCTCGACCTGAACGCGGGGAACGCTAACACCGTCACCCTCGCCAACCCGGGCGACTGGGCACCGGACATCGACCGCATCACCGTCGGCTGA
- a CDS encoding glycoside hydrolase family 36 protein, producing MPHLLDLGPLHLPAQLSGPPQTVEGGLLLPPGRVALLHGLPDAQVYRHGWNSWSPSGWRAMDEPPLRIANPIRRLTADDTVWDEEGRHHSSAVTALTAGDGNVLLLGALGLDVPRLSVDRDTVTGWYEQAGAPWFCGYGPELEVFARYAELLGEHLGRAGRRAGNVWSSWYAYYEDIDERTLHANLDGLAGLPFDVFQIDDGWERMVGDWQPNAKFPSGMADLTARVSGAGLTPGLWIAPFIARPDAQIVKERPHLFLTDAAGTPVPAGYNWGGPYYALDVTLPEALDHLRQTIETVVGWGFRYLKLDFVNAAAITAPRHDPTVGRESAYRDAMRLIRQTAGEDVYILGSGAPVLPSLGVCDGIRVGPDVAPFWSHYATEDPSDATAQNALVSSVNRLWLKGLVELDPDAAYFRDRQSLLTAAQRRMLVDLAHVCDFRATSDPPAWLATTERAALADFLKARPEVRQLDRYRFEIGAQEVDFTAAAQRRGD from the coding sequence ATGCCCCACCTCCTGGACCTCGGTCCTCTGCACCTCCCCGCGCAGCTCAGCGGCCCACCGCAAACCGTGGAAGGGGGCCTGCTGCTGCCGCCGGGCCGGGTGGCGCTGCTCCACGGCCTGCCCGACGCCCAGGTCTACCGGCACGGCTGGAACTCCTGGAGCCCGTCGGGCTGGCGGGCCATGGACGAGCCGCCGCTGCGCATCGCCAACCCGATCCGCCGCCTCACCGCCGACGACACGGTCTGGGACGAGGAAGGGCGCCACCACTCCTCCGCGGTGACCGCGCTCACCGCCGGCGACGGCAACGTCCTGCTGCTGGGCGCGCTCGGCCTGGACGTGCCGCGGCTGAGCGTGGACCGCGACACCGTCACCGGCTGGTACGAGCAGGCGGGCGCGCCCTGGTTCTGCGGCTACGGACCGGAGTTGGAGGTCTTCGCCCGCTACGCCGAACTGCTGGGCGAGCACCTGGGGCGGGCCGGCCGGCGGGCGGGCAACGTGTGGTCCAGCTGGTACGCGTACTACGAGGACATCGACGAGCGCACCCTGCACGCGAACCTCGACGGGCTGGCCGGGCTGCCGTTCGACGTCTTCCAGATCGACGACGGCTGGGAGCGCATGGTCGGCGACTGGCAGCCGAACGCCAAGTTCCCCTCGGGCATGGCCGACCTCACCGCCCGGGTCTCCGGCGCCGGACTGACCCCGGGCCTGTGGATCGCGCCGTTCATCGCCCGGCCGGACGCGCAGATCGTCAAGGAGCGCCCGCACCTGTTCCTCACCGACGCCGCCGGCACCCCGGTCCCGGCCGGCTACAACTGGGGCGGGCCGTACTACGCCCTGGACGTCACCCTGCCCGAGGCCCTCGACCACCTGCGGCAGACGATCGAGACCGTGGTCGGCTGGGGATTCCGCTACCTCAAGCTCGACTTCGTCAACGCCGCCGCCATCACCGCGCCGCGCCACGACCCGACGGTGGGCCGTGAGAGCGCCTACCGCGACGCGATGCGGCTGATCCGGCAGACCGCGGGCGAGGACGTCTACATCCTGGGCTCGGGTGCGCCGGTGCTGCCGTCGCTGGGGGTGTGCGACGGCATCCGGGTCGGGCCCGACGTCGCCCCGTTCTGGTCCCACTACGCCACCGAGGACCCCTCCGACGCCACCGCGCAGAACGCCCTGGTCTCGTCGGTGAACCGGCTCTGGCTCAAGGGCCTGGTCGAACTCGACCCGGACGCCGCCTACTTCCGCGACCGGCAGAGCCTGTTGACGGCGGCGCAGCGGCGGATGCTGGTGGACCTCGCCCATGTCTGCGACTTCCGGGCCACCTCCGACCCGCCCGCGTGGCTGGCCACGACCGAACGCGCGGCGCTCGCCGACTTCCTCAAGGCCCGCCCCGAGGTGCGCCAGTTGGACCGCTACCGGTTCGAGATCGGTGCGCAGGAGGTGGACTTCACCGCGGCGGCGCAGCGCCGGGGCGACTGA